The following proteins come from a genomic window of Companilactobacillus pabuli:
- a CDS encoding FAD-dependent oxidoreductase: MQYDVLVIGGGVGGGSVALNLASRGFKVAIVEERDWGGTTINRGSTPKRALLASAETHFRMTQLVKDVAPLSWSEMASHSAKVVLAANQRYGNNLVNAGITTIEGHATFVNSNTILVHGQRYQAKTIVLATGARPRKLEFPGSQYMEHSASFLKASNLPDKITIVGAGIIAFALASIATEAGTKVTIVQHNRMALRIFDQGLVQTLISRLENAGVVFKFDNTIQNITELSSGSYQVTTNQDQFETKAIYCVAGRVPNTEDLNLSVAGVKFGPLGIKVDERLKTSNPQIFALGDCCDAPVPKLSNYAIYQGKYLGNNLQKPVQFPIKYPTPALTVFSIPKLGQVGISTQKAADKPELEVKTMDIKNWQTYARNGDDLAKLKIIFNKGNQQIVGAEVLSQDADQLVDYLSLLIQQHVSADDLQQQLFAYPSQASDLYGIWQSR; encoded by the coding sequence CCGTGGTAGTACTCCAAAACGTGCATTGTTAGCTAGCGCTGAAACACATTTTCGGATGACTCAGTTAGTAAAAGATGTCGCACCACTTAGTTGGTCAGAAATGGCAAGTCATAGTGCCAAAGTGGTTTTGGCTGCTAATCAACGGTACGGAAATAATTTGGTCAATGCAGGAATAACAACTATCGAAGGTCACGCGACTTTTGTAAATTCAAATACAATTTTAGTTCATGGTCAAAGGTACCAAGCTAAAACGATTGTCTTAGCAACTGGTGCTCGCCCTAGAAAATTAGAGTTCCCTGGAAGTCAATATATGGAACACAGTGCTAGTTTTCTAAAGGCCTCTAATCTACCTGACAAGATAACGATTGTTGGTGCAGGAATCATCGCATTCGCATTGGCTAGTATAGCTACGGAAGCAGGAACGAAAGTAACAATCGTTCAACATAATCGAATGGCATTAAGGATTTTTGATCAAGGTTTAGTTCAAACTCTAATTAGTCGCTTGGAGAATGCTGGGGTAGTGTTTAAATTTGATAATACCATCCAAAATATTACTGAACTATCATCTGGTTCTTACCAAGTAACTACAAATCAAGATCAATTCGAAACAAAAGCCATTTACTGTGTTGCTGGAAGGGTACCAAATACAGAAGATTTGAATTTATCGGTCGCTGGTGTAAAATTTGGTCCACTAGGTATCAAAGTTGATGAAAGACTAAAGACCAGCAATCCTCAAATTTTTGCACTTGGTGATTGTTGTGATGCCCCTGTCCCTAAACTAAGTAATTACGCTATCTATCAAGGTAAATACTTAGGCAATAACTTACAGAAGCCAGTACAATTTCCAATTAAATATCCAACACCTGCCTTGACTGTATTCAGCATACCTAAGTTAGGACAAGTAGGAATTAGTACACAAAAAGCTGCTGATAAGCCTGAACTAGAAGTAAAAACGATGGATATAAAGAATTGGCAAACGTATGCCCGTAATGGTGATGATTTAGCAAAACTAAAAATCATTTTCAATAAAGGTAATCAACAAATCGTTGGAGCAGAAGTTTTGAGTCAAGATGCAGATCAATTAGTTGATTACTTATCATTACTAATTCAACAACATGTCAGTGCTGATGATTTACAACAACAATTATTTGCTTATCCTAGCCAAGCTAGTGACTTATATGGAATTTGGCAATCAAGATAA